In one Vulgatibacter incomptus genomic region, the following are encoded:
- a CDS encoding DNA topoisomerase VI subunit B encodes MAKGKAKSGRDGGQGVQLELLSPASGARATAGKASSGKAGASKAGASKAGAGKAGAGKAGAGKAGAGKAGAGKAGAGKAGAGKAGAGKTGAARAKGGAKAPAPRSRAKAPPSDEIEVAAEAETPASEAPAKPRRKATAEQMAQRQREISVSEFFAKNRHLLGFDSPTKALLTTVKEAVDNSLDACEESGILPDLTIEIRAVPGASDRFVVSVEDNGPGIVKAQVPKIFGKLLYGSKFHRLKQSRGQQGIGISAAAMYGQITTGKPVQVWTKTGKGRPAHRLEVQLDTRKNVPVVLSDTEVDLEKDHGTTVELELQADYGRGQRYLLRYVEQTVLANPHLALTFLRPGADPLVFPRASTEPPKEALEIKPHPHGVEVGTLMLMATESKYRDVRSFLQNSFSRVSGGVADEILGNAGLKRTLRTQQLADDRELAEKLRQGILDTRIMAPSTNCLSPIGDELIRQGLISFLSVVEEEAEELPQLELLEKGARRGRKKAPVKTSEEKQAELEKAAADAVPPEPGEEIIKGKKFFIVSSTRPPKVYRGNPFQVEVGLAYGGDWPQDKTIELYRFANRVPLLFQRGACGVTDAVMKTDWKKYELQQPRGALPVGPMALLVHIASVWVPFTSESKEAIAHYPELLAEIRLALQDCGRKLAAFIRKRKAAAYELKRRSIFELYIDELARSLHEITGADREKVKGDLVVLAREITGGEETDEILDRVASNPKKRRPTDEELEAEEER; translated from the coding sequence ATGGCGAAGGGCAAGGCGAAGAGCGGCCGCGACGGCGGGCAGGGCGTACAGCTCGAGCTGCTCTCGCCGGCGTCGGGCGCCAGGGCGACTGCGGGCAAGGCGTCCTCGGGCAAGGCTGGCGCGAGCAAGGCTGGCGCGAGCAAGGCGGGCGCAGGCAAGGCAGGCGCGGGCAAGGCAGGCGCGGGCAAGGCAGGCGCGGGCAAGGCGGGCGCAGGCAAGGCGGGCGCAGGCAAGGCGGGCGCAGGCAAGGCCGGCGCGGGCAAGACCGGCGCGGCGCGTGCGAAGGGCGGCGCGAAGGCCCCGGCCCCCAGGTCCCGGGCGAAGGCACCCCCGTCGGATGAAATCGAAGTCGCCGCCGAGGCCGAGACGCCCGCGAGCGAAGCGCCCGCGAAGCCGCGCCGCAAGGCCACGGCGGAGCAGATGGCGCAGCGGCAGCGCGAGATCTCCGTCTCCGAGTTCTTCGCCAAGAATCGCCACCTCCTGGGCTTCGACTCCCCCACGAAGGCGCTGCTCACCACGGTGAAGGAGGCGGTCGACAACTCCCTGGACGCCTGCGAGGAGTCCGGGATCCTCCCCGACCTCACCATCGAGATCCGCGCCGTGCCCGGTGCGAGCGATCGCTTCGTGGTGAGCGTGGAGGACAACGGCCCGGGGATCGTGAAGGCGCAGGTCCCCAAGATCTTCGGCAAGCTCCTCTACGGCTCCAAGTTCCACCGGCTGAAGCAGTCGCGCGGACAGCAGGGCATCGGGATCTCCGCCGCCGCCATGTACGGCCAGATCACCACCGGCAAGCCGGTGCAGGTCTGGACGAAGACCGGGAAGGGCCGCCCCGCCCACCGCCTCGAGGTGCAGCTCGACACCCGCAAAAACGTCCCGGTCGTCCTCTCGGACACCGAGGTGGACCTCGAGAAGGATCACGGCACCACGGTCGAGCTCGAGCTCCAGGCCGACTACGGCCGGGGCCAGCGCTACCTCCTCCGCTACGTGGAGCAGACGGTCCTCGCGAACCCGCACCTCGCGTTGACCTTCCTGCGCCCAGGGGCCGATCCCCTCGTCTTCCCTCGCGCGTCCACCGAGCCGCCGAAGGAGGCGCTGGAGATCAAGCCCCATCCCCACGGGGTCGAGGTCGGGACGCTGATGCTGATGGCGACGGAGTCGAAGTACCGCGACGTCCGCTCCTTCCTGCAGAACTCCTTCTCGCGTGTGTCCGGGGGCGTCGCCGACGAGATCCTCGGCAACGCGGGGCTCAAGCGCACCCTCCGGACCCAGCAGCTCGCCGACGATCGCGAGCTCGCCGAGAAGCTGCGGCAGGGGATCCTCGACACCCGGATCATGGCGCCCTCGACGAACTGCCTCTCGCCGATCGGCGACGAGCTGATCCGCCAGGGGCTGATCTCCTTCCTGAGCGTGGTGGAGGAGGAGGCCGAGGAGCTCCCCCAGCTCGAGCTCCTCGAAAAAGGCGCAAGGCGCGGCAGGAAGAAGGCGCCGGTGAAGACCTCGGAGGAGAAGCAGGCGGAGCTCGAGAAGGCCGCCGCCGACGCCGTCCCGCCCGAGCCCGGCGAAGAGATCATCAAGGGGAAGAAGTTCTTCATCGTCTCGTCGACGAGGCCACCGAAGGTCTACCGCGGCAATCCCTTCCAGGTGGAGGTGGGCCTCGCGTACGGCGGCGACTGGCCCCAGGACAAGACCATCGAGCTCTACCGCTTCGCGAATCGCGTGCCGCTCCTCTTCCAGCGCGGCGCGTGCGGGGTCACCGACGCGGTGATGAAGACCGACTGGAAGAAGTACGAGCTGCAGCAGCCCCGGGGCGCGCTGCCGGTGGGGCCGATGGCGCTCCTGGTGCACATCGCCTCGGTGTGGGTGCCGTTCACCTCCGAGTCGAAGGAGGCGATCGCCCACTACCCCGAGCTCCTCGCGGAGATCCGCCTGGCGCTCCAGGATTGCGGCCGCAAGCTCGCCGCCTTCATCCGCAAGCGCAAGGCCGCGGCCTACGAGCTCAAGCGGCGATCGATCTTCGAGCTCTACATCGACGAGCTCGCGCGATCGCTCCACGAGATCACGGGCGCCGATCGGGAGAAGGTGAAGGGCGATCTGGTGGTCCTCGCCCGCGAGATCACCGGTGGTGAGGAGACCGACGAGATCCTCGACCGGGTTGCGTCGAATCCGAAGAAGCGGCGGCCCACCGACGAAGAGCTGGAAGCCGAGGAGGAGCGCTGA
- the htpX gene encoding zinc metalloprotease HtpX, with the protein MSFDTTETRPFPTGPRSAHRGFANWLKTGILMAAMTALILVVGQLVGGARGMLFAGAFAVVSNFVAFWFSDKLALAVHGAKPIDRTQAAWLYEMVERLTRRAGLPMPKLYVIPSPAPNAFATGRSPSKAAVAVTEGILQILDRAELEGVLAHELAHVRNRDTLISTIAATIAGAISGIAHMMQWAMIFGGGRSRDEEEGAGGVIGMLALIILAPLAAMILQLALSRSREFGADATGASICGNPMALASALEKLERGTQRIPDDRHPATAPLFIVNPLSGKSVSRLFSTHPPTEERVKRLRAMRSY; encoded by the coding sequence ATGTCCTTCGACACGACCGAGACCCGCCCCTTCCCCACCGGGCCCCGATCGGCCCACCGCGGCTTCGCCAACTGGCTGAAGACCGGCATCCTCATGGCCGCGATGACCGCGCTGATCCTCGTGGTCGGCCAGCTCGTCGGCGGCGCCCGCGGCATGCTCTTCGCCGGCGCCTTCGCGGTCGTCTCGAACTTCGTGGCCTTCTGGTTCAGCGACAAGCTCGCCCTCGCCGTCCACGGCGCGAAGCCCATCGACCGTACGCAGGCCGCCTGGCTCTACGAGATGGTCGAGCGCCTCACCCGCCGGGCCGGCCTCCCGATGCCGAAGCTCTACGTGATCCCCAGCCCTGCGCCCAACGCCTTCGCCACGGGCCGCAGCCCGTCCAAGGCGGCGGTGGCCGTGACGGAGGGGATCCTGCAGATCCTCGATCGGGCCGAGCTGGAGGGGGTCCTCGCCCACGAGCTCGCGCACGTCCGCAACCGCGACACGCTGATCTCCACCATTGCCGCCACGATCGCCGGCGCGATCTCCGGCATCGCGCACATGATGCAGTGGGCGATGATCTTCGGCGGAGGCCGGAGCCGCGACGAGGAGGAAGGCGCCGGCGGCGTCATCGGCATGCTCGCGCTGATCATCCTCGCGCCGCTCGCCGCCATGATCCTCCAGCTCGCGCTCTCACGCTCGCGGGAGTTCGGGGCCGACGCCACCGGAGCCTCCATCTGCGGCAACCCCATGGCCCTCGCCAGCGCCCTCGAGAAGCTCGAGAGGGGCACCCAGAGGATCCCCGACGATCGCCACCCGGCCACCGCGCCGCTCTTCATCGTGAACCCGCTCTCAGGCAAGAGCGTCTCCCGCCTCTTCTCGACCCATCCCCCCACCGAAGAGCGGGTCAAGCGGCTCCGCGCCATGCGCTCGTACTGA
- a CDS encoding Ig-like domain-containing protein, whose translation MDARSLLKKLSPPLLLALAAACGGGGGGGDPEDTVVVSVEVAPEHAEIDEGKTLQLTATAKNAAGQAIKSAQPNWVSSDRKVATVDPTGLVKALAAGDAELRATVDGFSATAHVVVNRGHVASVVITTQASELGLGRTVQFEAEARDAGGMVLQGRTARWTTSDASVLDIDENGLAKARALGRADITAEVEGARAEIHVAVVEATVAVVRVTPKNPQIPEGKSQQLSVTYLDGDGNEVEWQGTVSWSSSDVGTATVSPSGLVTAVKLGQAEISASAAGKTGKTAVEVVPGGVAGIKIVGAEILVTTGEATGVEAYAIDDMGHELERPLTWESSDPNIVSVDANGRVSGLKTGETQLIARYGDVSQSVPVRSVFRVATVAAGERHSCGLTPIGRVVCFGSNDQKQLGSERASGESVAAVAVDFAPEMRFSAVYAGGSHSCALTDEGEAWCWGSNASGQLGTGGTPSTAVRPVKVMTPDSLQDPLLFDQLTLGAEHTCGIRKGSFSAFCWGNSANGRLGHTATPSSIPGFVSGPSITKVKAGGAHTCGIGPSGIHCWGKSDAGQAGAGGDATTPRLVVGGSFIDIALGANHSCAIAQDRQVMCWGANDFGQLGNGTVTSTSTPGPISMSSSFRDLTAGNGFTCAVGMIGADASVAFCWGDNRETQLGYAGTTGNRAPNPVNGTVQFDGISAGGSHVCGLSGSRTYCWGRATEGQTGWRTSDGAGPHLVDGQ comes from the coding sequence ATGGATGCGCGCTCCCTCCTGAAAAAGCTGTCGCCGCCGCTGCTCCTCGCCCTCGCCGCCGCCTGTGGCGGGGGCGGAGGCGGTGGTGATCCCGAAGACACGGTCGTCGTTTCCGTCGAGGTGGCGCCGGAACACGCCGAGATCGACGAAGGCAAGACCCTCCAGCTCACCGCGACCGCCAAGAACGCTGCTGGCCAGGCCATCAAGAGCGCCCAGCCGAACTGGGTCTCGTCGGACAGGAAGGTCGCGACGGTCGATCCGACCGGCCTCGTGAAGGCGCTCGCGGCCGGCGACGCCGAGCTCCGCGCCACGGTCGACGGCTTCTCCGCCACGGCACATGTCGTCGTGAACCGCGGCCACGTCGCGTCCGTGGTGATCACGACGCAGGCCAGCGAGCTCGGCCTCGGCCGGACGGTGCAGTTCGAGGCCGAGGCGAGGGACGCCGGCGGCATGGTCCTCCAGGGCCGCACGGCCCGGTGGACCACGAGCGATGCAAGCGTGCTCGACATCGACGAGAACGGGCTGGCCAAGGCCCGGGCCCTCGGTCGAGCGGATATCACGGCCGAGGTCGAGGGCGCGCGCGCCGAGATCCACGTCGCCGTGGTGGAGGCGACCGTCGCCGTCGTCCGGGTCACCCCCAAGAATCCCCAGATCCCGGAAGGCAAGTCCCAGCAGCTCTCCGTGACCTATCTGGACGGGGACGGGAACGAGGTCGAGTGGCAGGGCACGGTCAGCTGGTCGAGCTCGGACGTTGGCACCGCGACCGTGAGCCCCTCCGGTCTGGTCACCGCCGTGAAGCTCGGGCAGGCCGAAATCTCCGCCAGCGCCGCCGGCAAGACCGGCAAAACCGCGGTGGAAGTGGTGCCCGGCGGCGTCGCCGGCATCAAGATCGTCGGCGCAGAGATCCTCGTGACCACCGGCGAGGCCACGGGCGTCGAGGCCTACGCCATCGACGACATGGGGCACGAGCTCGAGCGCCCGCTCACCTGGGAGTCGAGCGATCCCAACATCGTGTCGGTCGACGCCAACGGACGCGTTTCCGGCCTCAAGACCGGCGAGACCCAGCTCATCGCCCGCTACGGCGATGTCTCCCAGTCGGTGCCCGTCCGCTCTGTCTTCAGGGTTGCCACGGTCGCCGCCGGCGAGCGGCACAGCTGCGGCCTCACCCCCATCGGGCGGGTCGTCTGCTTCGGCAGCAACGACCAGAAGCAGCTCGGGTCCGAGCGGGCCTCGGGCGAGAGCGTGGCGGCGGTCGCCGTCGACTTCGCGCCCGAGATGCGGTTCTCCGCCGTCTACGCCGGCGGCAGCCATAGCTGCGCGCTCACCGACGAAGGCGAGGCGTGGTGCTGGGGCAGCAACGCCTCGGGCCAGCTCGGCACCGGTGGGACGCCGTCGACCGCCGTGCGTCCCGTGAAGGTGATGACCCCCGACAGCCTGCAGGATCCGCTCCTCTTCGACCAGCTCACCCTCGGGGCCGAGCACACCTGCGGCATCAGGAAGGGAAGCTTCTCCGCCTTCTGCTGGGGCAACTCGGCGAACGGAAGGCTCGGCCACACCGCGACGCCCTCCTCCATCCCGGGCTTCGTCAGCGGGCCCTCGATCACGAAGGTCAAGGCGGGCGGGGCCCACACCTGCGGGATCGGACCGAGCGGTATCCACTGCTGGGGCAAGAGCGATGCCGGCCAGGCTGGCGCCGGCGGCGACGCGACGACTCCCCGCCTCGTGGTCGGCGGCTCCTTCATCGATATCGCGTTGGGCGCGAACCACAGCTGCGCGATCGCCCAGGACAGACAGGTGATGTGCTGGGGCGCGAATGACTTCGGCCAGCTCGGAAACGGCACCGTCACTTCCACGTCGACGCCCGGCCCCATCTCCATGTCGTCCAGCTTCCGGGATCTGACCGCAGGCAACGGCTTCACCTGCGCCGTCGGCATGATCGGCGCGGACGCGAGCGTCGCCTTCTGCTGGGGTGACAACCGCGAGACCCAGCTCGGCTACGCCGGCACCACGGGCAACCGCGCACCCAACCCGGTGAACGGCACGGTGCAGTTCGACGGGATCTCCGCCGGCGGAAGCCACGTCTGCGGCCTCAGCGGGTCCCGCACCTACTGCTGGGGACGCGCCACCGAAGGCCAGACCGGCTGGCGGACCAGCGACGGCGCCGGTCCCCACCTCGTCGACGGCCAGTAG
- a CDS encoding MBL fold metallo-hydrolase: MKGDAVALFVKQLQIGPMQNFVYLIGPADGREVAVVDPAWDLDAILGAVRAEGKELVAALVTHHHQDHINALAPLLSALPTVRAYAQRKEVEFSAELQALGERLTAVDPGESVAVGELGVKCMHTPGHTPGSQCFHAESAVFTGDTLFICGCGRCDFPGGDPEAMFDSLHRVLGGLPDETIVYPGHDYADRPTSTIAAEKGFNPYFLHRDLASFVSFRMRPR, from the coding sequence GTGAAGGGAGACGCCGTGGCGCTCTTCGTGAAGCAGCTCCAGATCGGGCCGATGCAGAACTTCGTCTACCTGATCGGCCCGGCGGACGGACGGGAGGTCGCGGTCGTCGATCCCGCTTGGGATCTCGACGCGATCCTCGGTGCCGTCCGAGCCGAGGGGAAGGAGCTCGTCGCCGCGCTGGTGACGCACCACCACCAGGACCACATCAACGCCCTCGCGCCCCTGCTCTCGGCGCTGCCGACCGTTCGGGCCTACGCCCAGCGGAAGGAGGTGGAGTTCTCGGCGGAGCTCCAGGCGCTCGGCGAGCGGCTCACGGCGGTCGACCCCGGCGAGAGCGTGGCGGTTGGCGAGCTCGGGGTGAAGTGCATGCACACGCCGGGTCATACGCCCGGCTCCCAGTGCTTCCACGCGGAGAGCGCGGTCTTCACCGGCGACACCCTCTTCATCTGTGGCTGCGGGCGCTGCGACTTTCCGGGCGGCGATCCGGAGGCGATGTTCGACTCGCTCCATCGCGTGCTGGGCGGCCTCCCCGACGAGACGATCGTCTACCCGGGCCACGACTACGCCGACCGGCCGACCTCCACGATCGCCGCCGAGAAGGGCTTCAACCCGTACTTCCTCCACCGGGACCTCGCCTCGTTCGTCTCGTTCCGGATGAGGCCTAGGTAG
- a CDS encoding leucyl aminopeptidase has product MEIKLSPASLPETKANLLALPLFDDAFSKKGGSAALDALDAALGNVLRGAAELESFTGKANQKLVLHTHGKLAASHVVLIGLGNKGKYTTEGLRFAAGVAAKEALRIGGGKVAISLPEAADAADELRAVSEGLTLGAYRFDKWRSEKKDSKKEIKALVVAPAAGKKADLDRALSLGRAIGDAVNAARDLVNEPAMTLTPTALAQRAQKLLEDTGVQVKVHDKKKIEQLQMGMFLGVSQGSAEPPKLIEVRYVPKGQAAAKAKPLALVGKAITFDSGGLSLKPADAMVDMKTDMAGSAAVFAAMHVIATEIKPKFPVYAYVGTCENMPSGTAYRPGDVLTSRIGKTVEITNTDAEGRLVLGDVLSYACEANPRGVIDLATLTGACIVALGMYTVGTFGRDDSLVDAVLDAAKGAGEDFWRMPLVPDVKENLKSDIADMKNSGARWGGAISAAHFLEEFVGETPWVHLDIAGPSTSDKDRGYTTKGGTGVGVRTLVELVRRLDAKA; this is encoded by the coding sequence GTGGAAATCAAGCTCTCCCCCGCTTCCCTCCCTGAAACCAAAGCCAACCTCCTGGCGCTCCCGCTCTTCGATGATGCCTTCTCGAAGAAGGGCGGCTCGGCAGCCCTCGACGCGCTCGACGCGGCCCTCGGCAACGTGCTCCGCGGCGCAGCCGAGCTCGAGAGCTTCACCGGCAAGGCCAATCAGAAGCTCGTCCTCCACACCCACGGGAAGCTCGCCGCCTCCCACGTCGTCCTCATCGGCCTGGGCAACAAGGGCAAGTACACCACCGAGGGCCTGCGCTTCGCTGCTGGCGTCGCCGCCAAGGAGGCCCTCCGCATCGGTGGCGGCAAGGTCGCCATCTCCCTGCCCGAGGCGGCCGACGCTGCCGACGAGCTCCGCGCGGTGTCCGAGGGTCTCACCCTCGGTGCATACCGCTTCGACAAGTGGCGCAGCGAGAAGAAGGACTCGAAGAAGGAGATCAAGGCCCTCGTCGTCGCCCCTGCCGCCGGCAAGAAGGCGGACCTCGACCGCGCCCTCTCGCTCGGCCGCGCCATCGGCGACGCCGTCAACGCGGCCCGCGACCTCGTCAACGAGCCGGCGATGACCCTCACGCCGACCGCCCTCGCGCAGCGCGCCCAGAAGCTCCTCGAGGACACCGGCGTGCAGGTGAAGGTGCACGACAAGAAGAAGATCGAGCAGCTCCAGATGGGCATGTTCCTCGGCGTGTCCCAGGGCAGCGCCGAGCCGCCGAAGCTCATCGAGGTGCGCTACGTCCCCAAGGGACAGGCCGCTGCCAAGGCCAAGCCCCTCGCCCTCGTCGGCAAGGCGATCACCTTCGACTCCGGCGGCCTCTCGCTGAAGCCCGCCGACGCGATGGTCGACATGAAGACGGACATGGCGGGCTCCGCCGCCGTCTTCGCGGCGATGCACGTGATCGCCACCGAGATCAAGCCGAAGTTCCCGGTCTACGCCTACGTCGGTACCTGCGAGAACATGCCGAGCGGCACGGCCTACCGCCCCGGCGACGTGCTCACCTCGCGGATCGGCAAGACCGTCGAGATCACGAACACCGACGCCGAGGGCCGGCTGGTGCTCGGCGACGTCCTCTCCTACGCCTGCGAGGCCAACCCCCGCGGCGTGATCGACCTCGCCACCCTCACCGGCGCCTGCATCGTCGCCCTCGGCATGTACACCGTGGGCACCTTCGGCCGGGACGACTCCCTCGTGGACGCCGTCCTCGACGCGGCCAAGGGCGCGGGCGAGGACTTCTGGCGCATGCCCCTCGTCCCCGACGTGAAGGAGAACCTCAAGTCCGACATCGCGGACATGAAAAACTCCGGCGCCCGCTGGGGCGGCGCGATCTCCGCGGCGCACTTCCTCGAGGAGTTCGTCGGCGAGACCCCCTGGGTGCACCTCGACATCGCCGGCCCGTCGACCTCCGACAAGGACCGCGGCTACACCACCAAGGGCGGCACCGGCGTCGGCGTCCGCACCCTCGTCGAGCTCGTCCGCCGGCTGGACGCCAAGGCCTAG
- the aat gene encoding leucyl/phenylalanyl-tRNA--protein transferase, which yields MSNLPLTPELIVSAYCRGVFPMADEITSEIGWYSPDPRAIFPLDAFHVPRSLAKTIRQGVFEIRFDSAFEEVMRACAAREETWISEEIVGAYVALHRHGLAHSVEAYRDGELVGGLYGVALGGAFMGESMFSRATDASKVCLVALVERLRERDFRLLDSQLPTEHLSRFGQIVVPRKVYLRQLAAALRLDRRFR from the coding sequence GTGTCCAACCTCCCGCTCACACCCGAGCTCATCGTCTCCGCCTATTGCCGTGGGGTGTTCCCCATGGCGGACGAGATCACGTCGGAGATCGGCTGGTACTCGCCCGATCCCCGGGCGATCTTCCCCCTCGACGCCTTTCACGTGCCGCGGTCCCTCGCGAAGACGATCCGCCAGGGCGTCTTCGAGATCCGCTTCGACAGCGCGTTCGAAGAGGTGATGCGGGCCTGCGCCGCTCGCGAAGAGACGTGGATCAGCGAGGAAATCGTGGGTGCGTACGTCGCTCTCCACCGCCATGGCCTCGCACATAGCGTGGAGGCGTATCGGGACGGCGAGCTCGTCGGCGGCCTCTACGGCGTCGCGCTCGGCGGGGCCTTCATGGGCGAGTCGATGTTCTCGCGGGCCACCGACGCGTCGAAGGTCTGCCTGGTGGCCCTGGTGGAGCGGCTACGCGAGCGGGACTTCCGCCTCCTCGACAGCCAGCTCCCCACGGAGCACCTGAGCCGGTTCGGGCAGATCGTGGTCCCGCGGAAGGTCTACCTGCGCCAGCTCGCCGCGGCGCTCCGCCTGGACCGGCGGTTTCGTTAA
- a CDS encoding STAS domain-containing protein has product MSELRIEREAMEAGALRLRLEGVLDGGGAYLLRDRITSLAQPVVVDFSRLERLSDFGLGILGMAICELDLDVQLVGLGNHAQRILRAFGIAAAA; this is encoded by the coding sequence ATGAGCGAGCTGAGGATCGAGCGCGAGGCGATGGAGGCGGGTGCGCTCCGACTTCGGCTCGAGGGCGTTCTGGACGGCGGCGGCGCCTACCTCCTGCGGGACCGGATCACCTCCCTTGCCCAGCCCGTGGTCGTGGACTTCTCGCGGCTGGAGCGCCTCTCCGACTTCGGCCTCGGCATCCTCGGTATGGCCATCTGCGAGCTCGATCTCGACGTCCAGCTCGTGGGCCTGGGCAACCACGCCCAGCGGATCCTCCGCGCCTTCGGAATCGCCGCTGCAGCTTGA
- a CDS encoding DNA topoisomerase IV subunit A — MATRDVTAKKTLAKIEALAKGVVQEVKKRKNPRLVVPLRTLSNVQFNAKKKIIELGADKQERAFFNVAQAKKFMQTFLVASACKELLEVGKTTSIRDLYYMTKHTLGDTRQNTFDEQDESDPIIEDLEVTVDALREELHLFANRKGLMVGPMTVIDSGDTIDLRRQGSGGWGVPSIVEPNVIRFGKTEAKYVLLVEKEAVWSRFNEDKYWKKEQCMLIHGGGQPPRGVRRLVQRMHSELKLPVYVLVDNDPWGFYIYSVIKQGSINLAYESMRMAVPGARFVGISSFDPERYRLPDETAIRMDDGDHKRIKQMLEYPWFEKKQWRRELEAMASNNKKYEIEALSRRGISFITEEYLPKKLRDRDFLE, encoded by the coding sequence ATGGCGACCCGGGACGTGACGGCGAAGAAGACCCTCGCGAAGATCGAGGCGTTGGCGAAGGGCGTGGTCCAGGAGGTCAAGAAGCGCAAGAACCCGCGCCTCGTGGTACCGCTGCGCACCCTCTCCAACGTCCAATTCAACGCGAAGAAGAAGATCATCGAGCTCGGCGCGGACAAGCAGGAGCGCGCGTTCTTCAACGTGGCCCAGGCCAAGAAGTTCATGCAGACCTTCCTGGTGGCGAGCGCGTGCAAGGAGCTCCTGGAGGTCGGCAAGACCACCAGCATCCGAGACCTCTACTACATGACCAAGCACACGCTTGGTGACACGCGCCAGAACACCTTCGACGAGCAGGACGAGTCGGATCCGATCATCGAGGATCTCGAGGTGACGGTGGACGCGCTCCGCGAGGAGCTCCACCTCTTCGCCAACCGCAAGGGGCTGATGGTGGGGCCGATGACCGTCATCGACTCCGGCGACACCATCGATCTGCGTCGGCAGGGATCGGGCGGGTGGGGTGTGCCGTCGATCGTCGAGCCCAACGTGATCCGCTTCGGGAAGACCGAGGCGAAGTACGTGCTCCTCGTCGAGAAGGAGGCGGTGTGGAGCCGCTTCAACGAGGACAAGTACTGGAAGAAGGAGCAGTGCATGCTCATCCACGGCGGCGGTCAGCCGCCGCGGGGCGTGAGGCGGCTCGTGCAGCGCATGCACTCGGAGCTGAAGCTGCCCGTCTACGTGCTCGTCGACAACGATCCGTGGGGCTTCTACATCTACTCGGTGATCAAGCAGGGCTCGATCAACCTGGCCTACGAGTCGATGCGGATGGCGGTGCCCGGCGCCCGCTTCGTGGGGATCTCGTCCTTCGACCCCGAGCGGTACAGGCTCCCGGACGAGACCGCGATCCGGATGGACGACGGCGACCACAAGCGGATCAAGCAGATGCTCGAGTATCCGTGGTTCGAGAAGAAGCAGTGGCGCCGCGAGCTCGAGGCGATGGCCAGCAACAACAAGAAGTACGAGATCGAGGCCCTCTCCCGGCGCGGCATCTCGTTCATCACGGAGGAGTACCTGCCCAAGAAGCTGCGGGACAGGGACTTTCTGGAGTAA